GTGATCGGGGTGCTCATCGTGGAGGATCTGATAGGTGTCATCCTCCTCGCCCTCACCTCGCCCTTGCTCACTGGCCAGGTCGTCAATTTAGGCAGCATCCTCCTGATAGCGATCTCTATAGCGGCATTCCTCATATTCAGCTTGATATTAGGGCTCGCGGTCGTACCTAATTTGATAGACCGCGTAGCACTCAGGCATTCCTCCGAGACCCTGCTCTTGGTATCTCTGGGGCTAGCCTTCGGATTCGCCCTCACCGCCGTGGGACTGGGGCTCTCTCTCACTATCGGCGCCTTCGTCATGGGCGTGCTCATCTCTCATTCCCAGCACAGCGAGGATGTGGTGCGCAAGATCGAGCCCATCAAAGAGATGTTCATGGCCGTCTTCTTCGTATCGGTGGGGATGCTCGTCGACCCAAGGCTGGTCCTGCAGGGCCTGCCGTTAGCGCTGCTCATAGCGGCGGTCTTTTATCTAGGCAAGACCGCCTTCGTGGCAGTCGGATGTTACACCGCCAATCTGCCAGCGCGCACCTCCTTTTTGGCTGGCGCTAGCATGGTGGCCATGGGGGAGATCTCCTTCGTTATCGCCAACTCCGGCATGCGCGCTGGAATCCTACCCCCTGAGTTGTATTCCTCCATCATCGGGGCAGCCATCCTCACCATGATACTGCTGCCGCTAAGTGTACAAAGGGCCACTCGGGAGTTCGCTTGGATCGTGCGTCACACCCCTCCCCGAGCCCTTCGCTCCCTCCAGACCATAGAAGGGGTGCGCATGGAGCTACGCCAGCGTCTTAGCTCCTCAGTCCAGCGCCGTAAAGAGATAGGACGTCAGCTCTTCCTGCTAATGATTGACGTCACCCTTCTACTGCTCATTCAGTTCCTGGGCCTGATCATGTTCCTGGCCATCCAGGATTTGAGGCAATGGGCCCAAGGCCTTGGAGTCAGCGTGACCGCTGTAGCCTTAGTGCTCAGCGTGGCTCTGTCACTGCCTGTCATCGTAGACTTGATCTCGCGCCTCCGCAAGGTGGTGGCACTAATGGCCTCTGCGCTCACCGATAGCAAAACTTTCAAGGCCGTGAGCCAAACCTTAGCATTCCGCCTCCTTCGGAGGCTCACCTACATCACTGTTCTAATCATCCTCATCTTCAGCCTGGCGCCAATAGAGTTCTTTGTGGATGAATACGCTCGGGCTTTTAGCCTCGTATTCATCATATTGGGCCTGATACTAGGTTACCTCATATGGGATACGCTTAGAAGGGGCTATGAGAAGTGGTCGATGGCTTTGGAAAAAAACTTCATAGAGGAACGTAGAGAGAAAGGTTAGGGCAGTTTCGCTACTGTCTCAGCAATCCCTTTTAAACAGACATAGGTTGTGGTGGGTATAATGGAGATAAGACATGAAATTGGTGCACATCTCCGATTCGCATATCGGCTACTCTGCCTTCTCCAAGGTGGATGAAGCGACTGGCCTTAATCTCCGAGAGGTCGATTTCTATGAGGCCTTCAGACGTCAGATCGACCGTTGCCTGGAAATCAGGCCTCGCGTGGTGCTGCACTCGGGTGATGTGTTCGACTCCGTCCGTCCGACTAATCGCGCAATATCTTTCGCCCTGGAGCAGTTCCTCAGATTAAATGAGGCAGGCATCGATACCGTGATCATATCCGGAAATCACTCTTCCCCAAAACTGCGGGAGACGGGGTCAGTATTCAAGATCTTCGAGCATCTGGAGCATGTGCATCCGGTATACAAAGAGAGTTATGAGATAGTGGACTTGGGAGACCTGGCGGTGCACGCGCTGCCCCATGCTGAGGGGGAGCATCTGCAAAAGGAGGCGGCAAGGATGTCTCCCCTTCAGGGAAAATATAATGTGGCCATGATGCATGTGGGCATATCCTCGCTCAACGTATTCCGCATGAATGAATTTAATGAGCAGATCCTCCCCGCCTCCTATCTAAAGCCTGAGTTCGACTACATCGCCCTTGGCCATTATCATGACTTCTCTCAGGTGACCAGGAACGCCTACTACGCCGGCTCAGGCGAGAGATTGTCCTTCGCTGAGGCAGGCTCCGATAAGGGCCTGTTGGAGGTGGAACTCTCCCCTCTCAAGGTGAGGTTCAGGAAAATGCCCACCCGACCCATGGTAGACCTTGAGCCCATAGACGCCAAGCACATGGATTTGGCACAGCTGAGGAAGGAGCTGATGAGGGTCTTGGAAGCCCATGAACTGGAGGGGAAAATAGTGAGGCTGAGGATGACCAATCTCAGCCAGGAATGCTATTCCAGTCTCGACTTCCATTGGCTGAGACAATTGGCGGCGAGAGCAGCGCATTTCGAGATCAAGGCAGAACTCCTGCCCAGGGAAGCGGGGGCCGTCGCGGCCTATACTGGCTTCGCCTCACTGGACCGGGAATGGATAGCTTTCCTGGAGAGCTATCCCCTGGAGAAGGTAGACAAATCCAAGGTTCGCGCCAAGGGATTGGAGTACTTGGCCAAGGGGGTGGAAGAATCAGATTGAGGCATTTGGAGCTGCGCAATTACCGGAGATTCCGCTACGCCTCACTGGACATCCCTGAGGGCGTGGTAGGCATATTGGGCCCTAATGGGTCGGGGAAGAGCACGCTCATGGAAGCCGTGGCCTGGGCGCTCTACGGCAACGAGGGGGATATCGTTCGTCAGGGGAAAGCAGGCGTGAGATCGGCACTTGCTAGCATGAATGATGAGTGCTCGGTCACCCTAGACTTTGAGATATCTGGCGATCAATACAAAGTGTATCGCGCCATGAAGGGTAAAAGCCTGAGCGTGGAGGCACAACTCACCGTCAACGGCAAACAGTTGGCACGGGGCGATAAGGGCGTCACCGAGGAGGTCCGACGCATTTTAGGCATGGATTACAAATCCTTCTTTATCTCCGTCTTTGCCAGGCAAAAGGAGCTGAACGCTCTCTCTGCCCTCAAGCCTGCGGAGAGGGGGAAGGTGGTGCGGCGAATGCTTGGCATAGAGTCCCTTACTAGGACAGTGGAGGAGATAGACCGCGATCGCAACCGCCTGCAGGACCGCTTTTCCGATTTGCAAAAAGACCTTCAGGACGAGGAGGGTAGATACTATTCCAAAAGGCTGCGGCAAGAGCTTGACTCGATGCGTCTGGAGATAGAGCGCGCAGAAGAGGTCCTTCGCAATCTTGCCATTCAAGAGCAGGGCATGTCCGCAGCGATGGCGCAAGCGACATCCAGAAGGGATTTGCTCACTAAGAAAGAAGAGAGGTACCGAAGCCTTCAGACCTCCCTTCTCATGCACCGCAAGGATAAGGAGGCAGCGGAGGCGGCGCTCACCCGAGCGGTGGAGATGATAGAAGAGTTGAAAAGCAAGGCCAGGCAAGCGGCAGCGCTGCAGGCCGAGGCAGAAGAATATGAGAAATCCCAATCAAGAAAGGAAGAGCTGGACAGCTTGGCCAAGGAGAACGCCAGGAAGAATGAGTTGGAAAGGCAGCATTCCTCGCTAGTACAGAATATTTCCCGACTCAGAGAATCATTGCGCTCCTTCGAAAATGCCGAAAAACTCCGTCAGGAGCTTAATGACCAATTGGCCGCTGTGGAGGCGAGCATAGAACAGTTGAAAGCGGAACAAGGAAGCACGCGTGAAAGTCTCAAGGTGAGGATGGCAGAAGCGGAGCGCCTGACCAAAGAGATCGATAAGGCTAGATTGCGCTTAAAGGAGATCGAGAGGTTAGGGCCAGAAGGTGTATGCCCTACCTGCGAGCGCAAGCTTTGCGACCAGCACTCCTTCCTCACGGAGAAATTGAGGAAGGAGATGGAGGACATGGAGCGGGAACGTTCTCGCTTGAACTCCGAAGCGGAGCGGGAAAGGGAAGAGTTGGCCCAGAAGGACAAGAGATTAGAAGCTCTCAACAAGCGCCGAAAGCACCTACAAGGACAGTACGAGCAGCAAGTTAAGGCAGTGACGAATAAGAAAACGCTACTGGAGCAACTCCTGACCATGGAAAGGGATAAGATGCGACTGGAACAGGAGCTCTCTCCTCTATACTCGTTGAGATACGATGAAAAAGAATATCTTAGGCTTAAGCAGAGGCTCG
This sequence is a window from Methanomassiliicoccales archaeon. Protein-coding genes within it:
- a CDS encoding cation:proton antiporter codes for the protein MDTATQYILEIALIAIIAGACSVIFAKLRFPSVIGYVVAGMLLGPGILGSLVYFDVDIIDFLSNMGIALLMFSIGLEFNLRRLHKIGGFAIVAGSVEVALMMLTGYWLGQIIGLGDVGSVFLAAIMAISSTAVIIKVLHDTGKLKEEWTEPVIGVLIVEDLIGVILLALTSPLLTGQVVNLGSILLIAISIAAFLIFSLILGLAVVPNLIDRVALRHSSETLLLVSLGLAFGFALTAVGLGLSLTIGAFVMGVLISHSQHSEDVVRKIEPIKEMFMAVFFVSVGMLVDPRLVLQGLPLALLIAAVFYLGKTAFVAVGCYTANLPARTSFLAGASMVAMGEISFVIANSGMRAGILPPELYSSIIGAAILTMILLPLSVQRATREFAWIVRHTPPRALRSLQTIEGVRMELRQRLSSSVQRRKEIGRQLFLLMIDVTLLLLIQFLGLIMFLAIQDLRQWAQGLGVSVTAVALVLSVALSLPVIVDLISRLRKVVALMASALTDSKTFKAVSQTLAFRLLRRLTYITVLIILIFSLAPIEFFVDEYARAFSLVFIILGLILGYLIWDTLRRGYEKWSMALEKNFIEERREKG
- a CDS encoding exonuclease SbcCD subunit D; translation: MKLVHISDSHIGYSAFSKVDEATGLNLREVDFYEAFRRQIDRCLEIRPRVVLHSGDVFDSVRPTNRAISFALEQFLRLNEAGIDTVIISGNHSSPKLRETGSVFKIFEHLEHVHPVYKESYEIVDLGDLAVHALPHAEGEHLQKEAARMSPLQGKYNVAMMHVGISSLNVFRMNEFNEQILPASYLKPEFDYIALGHYHDFSQVTRNAYYAGSGERLSFAEAGSDKGLLEVELSPLKVRFRKMPTRPMVDLEPIDAKHMDLAQLRKELMRVLEAHELEGKIVRLRMTNLSQECYSSLDFHWLRQLAARAAHFEIKAELLPREAGAVAAYTGFASLDREWIAFLESYPLEKVDKSKVRAKGLEYLAKGVEESD
- a CDS encoding SMC family ATPase; this encodes MDSFPGELSPGEGRQIQGSRQGIGVLGQGGGRIRLRHLELRNYRRFRYASLDIPEGVVGILGPNGSGKSTLMEAVAWALYGNEGDIVRQGKAGVRSALASMNDECSVTLDFEISGDQYKVYRAMKGKSLSVEAQLTVNGKQLARGDKGVTEEVRRILGMDYKSFFISVFARQKELNALSALKPAERGKVVRRMLGIESLTRTVEEIDRDRNRLQDRFSDLQKDLQDEEGRYYSKRLRQELDSMRLEIERAEEVLRNLAIQEQGMSAAMAQATSRRDLLTKKEERYRSLQTSLLMHRKDKEAAEAALTRAVEMIEELKSKARQAAALQAEAEEYEKSQSRKEELDSLAKENARKNELERQHSSLVQNISRLRESLRSFENAEKLRQELNDQLAAVEASIEQLKAEQGSTRESLKVRMAEAERLTKEIDKARLRLKEIERLGPEGVCPTCERKLCDQHSFLTEKLRKEMEDMERERSRLNSEAEREREELAQKDKRLEALNKRRKHLQGQYEQQVKAVTNKKTLLEQLLTMERDKMRLEQELSPLYSLRYDEKEYLRLKQRLADLKPKWERRKELLAEVQSLERWQKEQEEQTRRIARCTSLIERLEEEITQLGYKEGERQEAQRALDELLRQKQELDKEISRVQNELSRLRAESGMKENRLSELLEKEAKLAELTVQVMEQTALGQAMRAFRESMMARVVPTLSELSSRLLSELTDGRYVGMKLDSDYEISILDRGEEYPLMRFSGGEVDLANLCLRLAISKVIAERAGSALNLLILDEIFGSQDQMRKRNIMEAFSQLSRQFSQILLITHIDDVKDMVGAAIVVRENEDGSSSASVVI